A segment of the Thermomicrobiales bacterium genome:
GGCAGTGGGTTCATCACTCGACTGTGGGAGGGATTCACGCTCCAGGATCCGGCAACGAAGCTGCGCCTGCAGGAATATCAGAACGCGTGGAACATCATTCGCGAGCATCCGTGGATCGGCGTCGGGTTCGGCGATGCGCCGTCCAATCATTTGCAGACCGGCGTTTCCAGCGTATATCTGCTGATCGCAGAGCGCATCGGGCTCGTTGGCCTCGCAGTGTTCCTGGCGATCGCTGCCGTCATTGCCTGGCGCGCGGTTCGCGTCGTGCTGGCGCGAAAGGGTCGCGACGGGGACGTGACGTTAAGCTTCGCAACAGTGTTCCTGGCGCTGCTCGCCGTTGCAGTCGTGGACCACTACTTGTTCAATCCGGAGTTTTCGCACATGGTCGCACTGTTCTGGATTGTTGCGGGCGCACTTGTGGCGCTCTGTATTTCGGACAGCGCAGAGAGAGACGTTGGGAAGTATCCTCTGCCTGAGGATGTGTGAAGCGTATGGTGTCGCCCAGACACCGACAGGGGAGGCGAAGATGGCGGACCGTGCATTGCAGGGCGTTCTGGCCCCGATAGCAGCGTTGTTTGGAGCCGATGGTGAGCTGGATCTGGACGCCTACGCGCGCAACGTCGAGTGGTATGCCGAGAGCCCGCTCGATGGCATTGTCGTAATGGGATCGAACGGCGAATCGGCGTTGCTCGATGAGGACGAGAAGTTGCGTCTCATCGAAACTGCCGTGACGACGGTCAACGGGCGACGGCTGGTGCTCGCAGGAACTGGTGTCGAATCCACCCGCGCGACGATCCGGATAACGCAGGCGGCGGCGGGTCTCGGCGCAGATTACGCGCTAGTTGTGACACCACACTACTATCGTCCGCGCTACGACGCCGAAGCGTTCAAGCGGCACTACTTTGCGGTCGCCGATGCATCGCCGATTCCGATTCTGGTCTACATCATGACCGCCTACACCGGTGTTGACCTGCCGGCATCGACTGTCGCGATGCTCTCGCAGCACCCGAACATCGTCGGCGTGAAGGACAGTGCCGGCAATGCGGTCAAGTTCGCCGAGATGGTGTCTGGGACCGACGACGATTTCGCGGTCCTGGCCGGCTCGGCTAACTTCCTGTACCCGGCGCTCTGCCTTGGC
Coding sequences within it:
- a CDS encoding dihydrodipicolinate synthase family protein; the encoded protein is MADRALQGVLAPIAALFGADGELDLDAYARNVEWYAESPLDGIVVMGSNGESALLDEDEKLRLIETAVTTVNGRRLVLAGTGVESTRATIRITQAAAGLGADYALVVTPHYYRPRYDAEAFKRHYFAVADASPIPILVYIMTAYTGVDLPASTVAMLSQHPNIVGVKDSAGNAVKFAEMVSGTDDDFAVLAGSANFLYPALCLGAKGGILALADVAPQACADLYQLYQEGEHERARDLQFRLLAPNAAVTTRFGIGGLKAAMEMVGLETGDPRPPLL